TAGGCTGGGTGTGTAAGCATAGCGATATGTTGAGCTAACCAGTACTAATAAACACCCGTGAGTCTTAACCTTACAACACCAGAATCGTTTTTAATAAATAATAAAATGATTATTATTAACAAATTAGACAATATCATAATTTAATTTTGTTTTTATTTTATCCCTAGTATATATAACGCAATGGTACCACCTGAATCCATTCCGAACTCAGAAGTGAAACGTTGTTGTGCTGATGGTAGTGTAGGGTTTCCCTATGTTAGAGTAAGTAAATACTAGGGATATAGTATGATAATATAGTTATTTATAAAATAAAGTTTATGTTATCTTTAAAAAAAATTCATACATTTCATGTAAATGTATATGCGTATAATATTATTTATATATATAGTGTAAAACAACTATATAATATATGGTATCAATGTAAAAAAAAATTTATACCTTATTTGATATTAGGTAAAGGTAGTAATGTTCTATTCACAGAAAATTTCCACGGATTTATTTTATTAAATAGAATAAAAGGTATTAAAATATATTCTAATACTTTTTTTTGGAATTTACATGTTGGTGCAGGAGAATCTTGGCATAAGTTAGTTAAATATACTATAAAACGTGGAATTTATGGATTAGAAAATTTAGCATTGATTCCAGGATGTATCGGTGCCGCACCGATACAGAATATTGGTGCATATGGTATGTCTTTAGAGTATTTTTGTTCATATGTAGATGTATTTAATCCATATAATCAACAAATATTAAGAATACCAAAAAAATATTGTTATTTTAATTATAGAAATAGTATTTTTAAATCTCAAAAATATAAACATTATATTATTATCGCAGTAGGTCTATCTATACCTAAACAATGGACTCCTTGTATCATATACAAGGAATTAAAATATTTAAATAATAATGTAACTGCACAACAAATTTTTCAACATGTTTGTAATATTAGACATAAAAAATTACCAAATCCAAATATTATTGGTAATGCTGGTAGTTTTTTTAAAAACCCATTTGTAACTTTACATCAAGGTTTAAATATTATTAAAAAATTTTCTAAAATGCCATATATTTTAGAAAATAATATATTTAAAATATCTGCTGCATGGCTAATTGAAAAATGTAATTTTAAAGGAATTATTTTTAATGGTGCTTCAGTATACCATAAACAAGCTTTAGTTATTATAAATAAATATAATGCATCAGGGCAAAATATATTAAACTTAGCAAATAAAATATATAATGGTGTTGGTAAAAAATTTGGCATATGGTTAGAAGCTGAAATAAGGATTTTTGATAAAAAGAAAGAAATATCTCAAAAAAAAATATTTACTAAAAATAAACAATAACATTTTGTTATAAACCTAATTTTTTAAAAATAACATGTAAAGCTAAATTATAACCCTCAATACCACAACCTATAATAACCCCTTGAGCTATATCAGAAAAAAAAGATTTTTGACGAAACTTTTCTCTTTTATATATATTAGTAATATGTACTTCAATAAAAGGTATTTGTATTGCTAATATAGTATCACGTAGTGCAATACTAGTATGTGTAAAAGCACCAGGATTTATAATTATATAATTAATATGCTTACTATGTTGAATTAAATAATCTATTAGAATATGTTCTGCATTAGATTGTATATGTGTTAACATACATTTTTTTTTATTTGCTAATTTAGATAAATTAGATATAATTGTTTTTAGAGAGATATTGCCATATTTTTCTGGTTCTCTTTGACCTAATAAACTTAAATTAGGACCGTTAACTATTAAAATATGATACTTTAACCTATACATTTTTAGTTCTGCATTATTAAATTTTTCAATTATATTAACATAATTTACATTAATGAAAAATAATAATAAGCATTATTTTTTATGATAATGATATATTTATTTTTAATAAAATGATACTATTACACACACATAATAGATATTATTTAATCTAAATTTAATTTAACAATAAAACATACAGTTAGGTTCTAATATCATGTTTAAAAAATTTCGAGGAATGTTTTCTAACGATTTATCTATAGATTTAGGTACAGCAAATACTTTAATCTATGTTAAAGGACAAGGAATAGTTTTAAACGAACCATCAGTAGTAGCGATACGACAAGATAAAACTGGTTTTCCTAAAAGTGTAGCAGCAGTAGGTTATGATGCTAAACAAATGTTAGGTAGAACTCCTGGTAATATTGCTGCTATACGTCCTATGAAAGATGGTGTAATTGCTGATTTTTTTATCACAGAAAAAATGTTACAGTATTTTATAAAACAAGTACATAGTAATAGTTTTATGCGTCCTAGTCCTAGAGTATTAGTTTGTGTACCAGTAGGCGCTACACAGGTAGAACGTAGAGCAATTAGAGAATCCGCACAAGGAGCTGGTGCACGTGAAGTTTTTTTAATTGAGGAACCTATGGCAGCAGCTATAGGTGCTGGTTTACCTGTTTCCGAAGCTACTGGTTCAATGGTTATTGATATTGGTGGGGGTACTACAGAAGTTGCTGTTATATCTTTAAATGGAGTAGTATACTCTTCTTCAGTACGAATTGGTGGTGATAGATTTGATGAAGCTATTATTAATCATGTACGTAGAAATTACGGTTCATTAATAGGAGAATCAACAGCAGAAAAAATAAAACATCAAATTGGTTCGGCGTTTTCTAATAAAGAAATTTTAGAAATAGAAGTTAGAGGACGAAATTTAGCAGAAGGAGTCCCAAGAAGTTTTATATTGAATTCTAATGAAATATTAGCAGCTTTACAAGAACCTTTATCTGGTATAGTTAGTGCTGTTATGATTGCATTAGAACAATGTCCACCGGAATTAGCGGGAGATATTGCAGAAAGAGGTATGATATTAACTGGTGGTGGAGCGTTACTCAAATATTTTGATAAATTATTAATAGAAGAAACAGGAATACCTGTTGCTATCGCAGAAGATCCTTTAACTTGTGTAGCAAGAGGTGGTGGAAAAGCATTAGAAATGATCGATATGTATGGAGGTGATTTATTTAGTGAAGAATAATCATTAATATAAATTATATATAACATTTATGTCCTTAATTTTTAAAAAAAAAAAAAATATACACTTAAAGTTTATTATTATCATAATAATTTCTATACTATTTATTATAGTAGATAGGTATTATAACTATTTTTTTATAATAAAAAATTATATTGATAAAAAAATGAGTTATACATATGTTTATTTAAATAAACCATATACTATATATAATCATATATATGATGTATATAAACAAAATAAAAGTATTAAATCACAAAATATTCTTTTATATAAGAAATTATTTTTAAAAAATATAGAATTATTTTTTTATAAAAATTATCTTTATGAATTCAATAATATATATAAAATTTTAAGTATAAAATTAAATACCACAAAAACAATTTTTAGTAAAAAAATACCTATAATATTACCATGGTATTCTGATAAAATTTTTATAAATAAAGGGTTACAAGATAATATTATTCCCGGAAATATTGCTATTAATGATCATGGTGTTATTGGACAAGTTTTGTTTACTAATAAATATGTTAGTAGTATTTTACTTATATGTAGTAGATATAATTCTATACATGTACATGCACATAATAATAATGCTAACTTTATTTTAAATGGAATAGGTTGTAAATATCCTCCATTACTAAAATCAGAAGATATTTCTCCAAACATTATTATAAATATTAATGATATCTTATTTACATCAGGGTTAAATGATTATCATCTTGTAAATTATCCAGTAGCTAAAGTAATAAACATTAAACATACTAAAAATAATATGAATATTATATTTGCACAACCATTAGTACAAATAGAACAAATTAAATATTTATTAATAATTAATACTTAAAAAGATTATATAGAAAATCATTTTTTAATACATTATTTATGTATATCAATATTTATATCATAAATATAATTTTATTTATGGCATAATAGCATTATGCATGTAATAATTACAATTCATAATATTACGATATGGCTATATTAATAATATTTACCAATATAATACTTTTATCGAAACAAATACATTTAATTAAATATTTTATTTTAGGAATTGTTCTTGATATCTTAACAGATAAAATGTTAGGAACATATACCTTAACTCTAACTATATTGAATTACTATTTATGTTATTATCGTATATGGTTTCAAAAATTACATTTTATCTTACAAATAATACTAATTTTCATACTATTTAATATAGTAAATATTTTGACTAATTATATAAATAATATAGACAATCTATATTATAATATGTGTCAAAACAATATTTTAAATAGTATTTATTGGTATATATTATATTTTTCTCTTAAAAAATATAGTAATAGAAAAAAATATACAAACCATAATATTAAAATTTTATAATATGTTATTATAGACATACTGTTATTTCTTTTAACCCAGAAATATAAGCTATTTGTCTAATAGCACCATTAGGGAAAAGTTTATGTATATAAATACTATTACCTTTTAAAATACCATATTTATTTTTTATAACATTAACTAATATAACCATATTAGGTAAAGTATGAAATTTATTATATAATTGTTTAAAAATATATATTATTTCTAAATGTTCTGTTGTTAAAATAATATTTTCTTGTATAGCAAGTTTTTTAGCTATGTGTGTATTCCATTCATTTATCTTTTTATTCATATGCCAATAACTTATTTAATTACGGAGGAAGAGAGATTCGAACTCTCGAATAGTAATCTATTGCCGGTTTTCAAGACCGGTGCCTTCAACCACTCGGCCATTCCTCCTAAATTTTATTTTAATAAAGTATATAACATCTACAACTGTATATATTATATAATATATACTTCATTATTTAAAGCATATTTTTTTATATATGAAAACTAATATAACTGGAAATTTATATATTGTACCTACTCCTATAGGCAATTATGATGATATTTCACAAAGAGCAATAAAAATTTTAAAACAGGTTGATTATATTTTATCTGAAGATACAAGAAAAACAGGTATTTTATTAAAACAATATAATATCACTAATAGATTAAATTCATACTATGAATTTAATGAAAAAAAAAAATCTAATATAATATTAAATCATTTACAGCAAGGGAAAAATATTGCATTAGTCTCTGATGCAGGAACACCATTAATTAATGATCCTGGATATAGAATTGTAGAATTATGTCGCAGAAAAGATAATAACGTTAAAATTATACCATTAAGTGGTCCTTGTGCAGCAATTTTAGCTTTATCAGCATCTGGTTTAACAACTCATCGTTTTTGTTATGAAGGATTTTTATCTAAAAAACATAGTAAAAGAATTAAAAGATTAGAACAGTTAAAAATGGAATATAGAACTATTATTTTATATGAATCAAAATATCGTATTTTAAATTGTTTATATGATATACAAAATGTTTTTGGTAAAGATAGATATATAGTTATAGCTAAAGATTTAACAAAAAAATGGGAACAAATTTATGGAAATACTATTGAAAAAATTATTTATTGGATTAAATTAGATAAAAATAGGTTAAAAGGAGAAATAGTATTAATTATTCAAGGTAATAAAAACATTACCAGCAACATAAATATGTCAAAAATATTATCTATTATAAAAATTTTAAAAAAAGATTTATCAACTAAAAAAATAATTAATATTATTTCTCATATATATCCTATTAGAAAAAATATTTTATATCAAATAATGTTAACAAAAATTTGATATAAATCTGATATTTATATATCATATTTATATGAGTTAATGCAAACAGTCGCTTTTATTTTTAATAAAAGAGGAAAGTCCGGACTCCAAAGGGTAATGGTACCAGATAACTTCTGGGAAGTGTAAACTTACGAATAGTGCAACAGAAAATATACCGCCATAATAATGATATGTAGTAATTATAATGATGGTAAGGGTGAAAAGGTATGGTAAGAGCATACCGATATATTAGTAATAATATATGTCTATGTAAACTCTACCAGGAGCAAGGCTAAATAAAGATTTGTATTGACCCGTACAAAAAATCTGGGTAAGCCGCAAGAAATAATAAGTAATTATTATTCTAGATGAATGACTGTTAAAAAACAGAATCCGGCTTATGAATTAACTTATCAATATTTAGAAATTGTTTTTATGATTAATCATAATTTTTTCATATGCAAGAAAAGTATTTTGCATTAACATTGATATAGTAATAGGTCCTATTCCTCCTGGAACTGGAGTAATATATGATGCTTTAGAAAATGTTGATGCAAAATCAACATCACCAACAATTTTATTATTTTGAAGTCTATTAATACCTACATCTATTACAATAGCACCATGTTTAATCCATTTACCCTTAATAAAACATGGTTTACCAATAGCTACAATTAATAAATCAGCATTTGCAATATGATATTGCAAATTTTTAGTAAAACGATGAGTAATAGTTACGGTACACCCTAATAATAATAATTCTAATGCTACAGGACGTCCTATAATATTAGAAGCTCCGATAATAACTGCATGTAAACCACAAATATGAATACGATAATGTTTTAATAAAGATATAATTCCTAAAGCAGTACATGAACGTAATAATGGTACTCGTTGAC
This region of Enterobacteriaceae endosymbiont of Macroplea appendiculata genomic DNA includes:
- the murB gene encoding UDP-N-acetylmuramate dehydrogenase — encoded protein: MLSLKKIHTFHVNVYAYNIIYIYSVKQLYNIWYQCKKKFIPYLILGKGSNVLFTENFHGFILLNRIKGIKIYSNTFFWNLHVGAGESWHKLVKYTIKRGIYGLENLALIPGCIGAAPIQNIGAYGMSLEYFCSYVDVFNPYNQQILRIPKKYCYFNYRNSIFKSQKYKHYIIIAVGLSIPKQWTPCIIYKELKYLNNNVTAQQIFQHVCNIRHKKLPNPNIIGNAGSFFKNPFVTLHQGLNIIKKFSKMPYILENNIFKISAAWLIEKCNFKGIIFNGASVYHKQALVIINKYNASGQNILNLANKIYNGVGKKFGIWLEAEIRIFDKKKEISQKKIFTKNKQ
- the aroQ gene encoding type II 3-dehydroquinate dehydratase; amino-acid sequence: MYRLKYHILIVNGPNLSLLGQREPEKYGNISLKTIISNLSKLANKKKCMLTHIQSNAEHILIDYLIQHSKHINYIIINPGAFTHTSIALRDTILAIQIPFIEVHITNIYKREKFRQKSFFSDIAQGVIIGCGIEGYNLALHVIFKKLGL
- a CDS encoding rod shape-determining protein — protein: MFKKFRGMFSNDLSIDLGTANTLIYVKGQGIVLNEPSVVAIRQDKTGFPKSVAAVGYDAKQMLGRTPGNIAAIRPMKDGVIADFFITEKMLQYFIKQVHSNSFMRPSPRVLVCVPVGATQVERRAIRESAQGAGAREVFLIEEPMAAAIGAGLPVSEATGSMVIDIGGGTTEVAVISLNGVVYSSSVRIGGDRFDEAIINHVRRNYGSLIGESTAEKIKHQIGSAFSNKEILEIEVRGRNLAEGVPRSFILNSNEILAALQEPLSGIVSAVMIALEQCPPELAGDIAERGMILTGGGALLKYFDKLLIEETGIPVAIAEDPLTCVARGGGKALEMIDMYGGDLFSEE
- the mreC gene encoding rod shape-determining protein MreC; its protein translation is MSLIFKKKKNIHLKFIIIIIISILFIIVDRYYNYFFIIKNYIDKKMSYTYVYLNKPYTIYNHIYDVYKQNKSIKSQNILLYKKLFLKNIELFFYKNYLYEFNNIYKILSIKLNTTKTIFSKKIPIILPWYSDKIFINKGLQDNIIPGNIAINDHGVIGQVLFTNKYVSSILLICSRYNSIHVHAHNNNANFILNGIGCKYPPLLKSEDISPNIIININDILFTSGLNDYHLVNYPVAKVINIKHTKNNMNIIFAQPLVQIEQIKYLLIINT
- the mreD gene encoding rod shape-determining protein MreD; protein product: MAILIIFTNIILLSKQIHLIKYFILGIVLDILTDKMLGTYTLTLTILNYYLCYYRIWFQKLHFILQIILIFILFNIVNILTNYINNIDNLYYNMCQNNILNSIYWYILYFSLKKYSNRKKYTNHNIKIL
- a CDS encoding TusE/DsrC/DsvC family sulfur relay protein, producing MNKKINEWNTHIAKKLAIQENIILTTEHLEIIYIFKQLYNKFHTLPNMVILVNVIKNKYGILKGNSIYIHKLFPNGAIRQIAYISGLKEITVCL
- the rsmI gene encoding 16S rRNA (cytidine(1402)-2'-O)-methyltransferase, whose translation is MKTNITGNLYIVPTPIGNYDDISQRAIKILKQVDYILSEDTRKTGILLKQYNITNRLNSYYEFNEKKKSNIILNHLQQGKNIALVSDAGTPLINDPGYRIVELCRRKDNNVKIIPLSGPCAAILALSASGLTTHRFCYEGFLSKKHSKRIKRLEQLKMEYRTIILYESKYRILNCLYDIQNVFGKDRYIVIAKDLTKKWEQIYGNTIEKIIYWIKLDKNRLKGEIVLIIQGNKNITSNINMSKILSIIKILKKDLSTKKIINIISHIYPIRKNILYQIMLTKI
- the folD gene encoding bifunctional methylenetetrahydrofolate dehydrogenase/methenyltetrahydrofolate cyclohydrolase FolD, with the translated sequence MNAIIMEGHCFANIIYKKIHEKMLLIIKHHKQLPGLGVILVGNHDISKLYISKKLKICQELGFIAYNYYFPNNVYEHTIIDTINILNQDNQIHGILIQLPLPNHFNITNVLEAIDPNKDIDGFHPYNIGRLCQRVPLLRSCTALGIISLLKHYRIHICGLHAVIIGASNIIGRPVALELLLLGCTVTITHRFTKNLQYHIANADLLIVAIGKPCFIKGKWIKHGAIVIDVGINRLQNNKIVGDVDFASTFSKASYITPVPGGIGPITISMLMQNTFLAYEKIMINHKNNF